From one Lycium ferocissimum isolate CSIRO_LF1 chromosome 5, AGI_CSIRO_Lferr_CH_V1, whole genome shotgun sequence genomic stretch:
- the LOC132058000 gene encoding secreted RxLR effector protein 161-like produces the protein MNWREKLADIPYASAVGSLMYAQVCTRPDIVFAVNVLGRYLSDPGHDHWVAAKKVMRYLPKIKDHMLIYRKVHSLEVVGYSDADFDGCTDDHKSTSGYVFTLAGGAISWKSVK, from the coding sequence ATGAATTGGAGAGAAAAGCTGGCAGACATTCCTTATGCTAGTGCAGTGGGCAGTTTGATGTATGCACAAGTGTGTACTAGACCTGACATAGTTTTTGCTGTGAATGTCCTTGGTAGGTACTTATCTGATCCTGGTCATGACCATTGGGTTGCAGCCAAGAAGGTCATGAGATATCTTCCGAAGATTAAAGACCACATGTTGATATATCGAAAGGTTCACAGTCTTGAAGTTGTTGGTTATTCAGACGCTGATTTTGACGGGTGCACAGATGATCATAAATCCACTTCTGGTTACGTTTTCACACTTGCTGGTGGTGCCATATCTTGGAAAAGCGTTAAGTAG